Within Kineothrix sp. MB12-C1, the genomic segment ATGGAAACAGCAGCGGCATATGATAAAGCTAAGATAGAAGGGGTACTTGAAAGCTTGGAAGAGGAAGAGCAATATGGAATCGTTCTTCGTGCCAAAGGTATGGTGCCTGCCGGAGATGGAACATGGATTTATTTTGATTATGTGCCCGGTGAGTTCGATATACGGACAGGCCGTCCTGATGTGACCGGTAAAATTTGTGTGATCGGATCAGGGCTGAATGAGGATAATTTAAAAAGGCTGTTTGAGAAGGCTTAGAAATAACTGTGAGGGTAGTGAACAGTTACAATAATAGAAAAGATGGAGACATATGAAATGAAACCAGTCTATATCATAAATGGATTTTTGGAAAGCGGCAAGACAGAATTTATTATTTATACACTGGAGCAGCCGTACTTTCAGGCGAAGGGCAGAACGTTACTTCTTTTGTGTGAAGAGGGAGAAAATGAATACGATGAGCTTCTGCTTAAGATGAGCAGAACAGACTTGGAATTGATAGAGAATGAAGAAGATTTCAATCCCTCATATTTGCTCGAGCTGGAAAAAAGATATAAGCCGGAGCGTATTATTGTGGAATATAATGGTATGTGGAATTATAAAGATATGAAACTGCCGTGGCATTGGTCTATTGAACAGCAGGTAACAACTATCGATGCATCTACTTTTCCTATGTATTTCAACAATATGAAATCGCTGTTAGCGGAGATGGTACGGAAATCAGAACTGATTATTTTCAACCGCTGTGATGATGTGGAAGATTTAAACAGCTACAAGAGAAATATTAAGGCGATCAATCAGAAGGCGGAAATTGTATTCGAAGATTCCGAGGGTGAGATTGATGAAATTATGGAAGACGATTTGCCCTATAATCTAAATGATGAAATTATCGAACTGGATAACAACGGTTATGGTATCTGGTATCTGGACTCTTTGGATCATTTAGAACGTTACATTGGGAAAAAAGTGCGGTTTACGGCTATGGTACTGAAACCGGAGCAATTCCCCAAGGGATATTTTGTGCCCGGACGCATGGCGATGACTTGCTGTGCGGACGATATGGCTTTTCTCGGCTTTGCTTGCGAATATGATAAAGTAGGCAGCCTGACGGATAAACAGTGGGTCAAGGTGACGGCACTCGTTAAGAAAGAGTATTTTGCAGATTATAAAGGAGAAGGGCCGGTGCTTTCTGCTCTTAGAGTGGAGTTGACGAAGGCGCCGAAAGAAGAAGTGATTAGTTTTGTGTAACGATAATAAAGAATTACAGCAATTTAAAAAGAGAGTATTAGAGCTTGCAAGAAAATCCTATGAACACAATGTTTATATGTACATAGGATTTTTAAGCATGGCCGAGCAGGATGTCCTTTATGAAATGCAGCAAGAACTGAAAGGTATCCCTTATACGCTGTTTGGCGGTATGGAAGACTGCGAGCGGCGTATTTTACGTTTCGGCAGTGAAGAAAGCCTGGGGTATGCGGAAGAATTCCCTATCATCTGTTTGTTGGTTAAGCCTATGATTGAGAAGTTCGCAGATGATCTAACTCATAGGGATTTTCTTGGAGCGCTTATGAATCTTGGAATCGATAGAAGCACGATCGGAGATATCCTTATTCAAGGGAAAAATGCCTATATATTCTGTATGGATAAAATTGCGCCCTTCCTTATGGAGAACCTGGATAAGGTCAAGCATACTAATGTAAGATGTGAATCGGTAGAGGCGCAGACGAGCTTCCCGATGAAAGAACCGGAGTCCATTTCCTTTACGGTTTCATCGGAGAGGGCAGACGGTATTGTTGCGAAGGTATATAAATTATCGAGAAATCAGAGCTTATTGCTTTTTCGGGAGAAAAAGATATTTATAAACGGAAGAATAAATGAAAACAATAGCCATATACTGAAAAGCACAGATATGATTTCTGTACGTGGATATGGAAGGTTCGTTTATTACGGATGTGATTATGAAACAAAAAAAGGGAAATTGAGTGTATCGGCAGGGGTATATCGATAAAAGAGTTACATAATTACCTATAAACTTTACTTAGGAAGGGAGGAGTGACTATGTTTTCATATACTATGGCACAGTGGCTATTTTTCTTTTATTTTTATTGCTTTTTCGGATGGTGTTTCGAGTCAACGGTCGTTTCGGTTAAGGCGAAGCGGCTGGTAAATAGAGGATTCATGCGAGGGCCTTTTTTGCCCTTGTATGGCAGTGGTGCCATTATGATGCTTGTTGTATCCATGCCCTTTTCCCATAATCTGGGACTTACTTATGTGGCAGGGTGTATCGGTGCTACGGTACTGGAATATATTACAGGAATTATAATGGAGGCTCTGTTTAAAGTACGGTATTGGGACTATTCGGTCAAAAGGTTTAATTTTCGAGGATATATTTGCTTAACCTCCACGCTGGCATGGGGGGGATTAACTATTTTGATGACAAGGGTAGTACATAAGCCGATTGAGCAGTTAGTTCTTGATATTCCACATAATGTTCTTCTGCCTATAGTCTTCTTGCTAACGATATATATTGTAGCAGATTTCACCCTGTCCTTTAAAGCGGCAATCGATCTTCGCGAGATTCTTGTTAAATTGGATGCGGTTAAGGAAGAGTTGGAGCGAGTACAGAGACGTCTGGATATTATTATTGCTCTCGCCAGTGAAGGGCGTGAAGATAAGAAGCAGGAAAGAGGCAGTCGGCTGGATGAACTCATATCCAATATTGAAGAGCGCCTGAGCGGGCTTAGAGAGAGAGTTAAGAGCGGCGTTGTCGTATATCCTGAAAGTATGAGGGAAGAGATTATAGAATTATGGACGAAATATAAGGTCAGCCTGGAGAATAGCAGACAGATTAAAAACTTAATGGACATTTATAAAAGAGGTATCATTCGGGGCAATCCGACAATGGCTTCGAATAAGTTCAAGCATACGCTTCAGGAAATAAAAGAAGCAGTCAATGATAAATTGAAGAAATAAAATAGATATGAAAATACAAAAATTAATTATCTAGTACTAAAGTAATGGAATAATGAGACCGATATATAATTTGTAGTACCAAGGTACTATCGTAACATATGAAACGCATATCTCGAGAGGAGGTAATAGCATGAATTATGAAACATGGACGGTACAATCGGTAGTTGTTATTCCTCGGCCCAGGGATTATAAATCCGGGAAAGCAGTAAACGAAGGAAAAAAGGAAAAAAAGGTAACCGAAGAAAATAAAAGTTTCAGCGCGATACTGAAACAAGTAATGAGATAAAAATACACCTCCAATGTTAGTTATTTTCCAGCATTGGAGGTGTGTCTTATTATGCGCCTTTTCTATAAGTTCTTTCCATATTGTCTGAAGTATACTCATATAAATGATTTTTCAAAAGTTCCACATTACGTTTATGTCTCCTGAAAAGAGCAAGGAACTTATTATAGAACCAGAATGAATAAACTAAGACATGATTCATTTTACCGATTTTTTGTTTGGTAGTGAACATATACTGCTCTCCGCCGGCGGTGATGGTAACATCGCTTAAAAGGGCGTGTATTAAATCAGTTTCATTAGTTATCTGGGCATCGATCATGGCATAGCCCATACCTACGCTTTCTTCCCTATGGGAATCGCTGCCGCCTATGCCCGGCTTTCCGAATCGTTTGGCAAGTTCCTGCGCTGCTTTATTCGACAGGGGAGATTCACAAGCATTGTATGTTTCTACGAAATCGAATTTTGTCATAAGGTCACGGGACTTTTTGCCTCGTCTCGTATTCATCAGACTTAAATATTTCTCGCCGCAAGGATGAGCAGGGCCGAGAATTCCGCCGAAATGGTGGACGATATCGATGAGAAGATTCACGGGGAGGCCCCGAAGTTCCAAGAGAGGGAGATTGACTCCGGTTGGCATAATGATAATAATATGTCCGGCATCAATTGTATCGTATTCAATACCCTTCAATACAACGAAATCGTTGAAAGCGCTGTCTTTGCTGTGCTTTTTATAATAGCGGTATGCCTTATAGGAGTTGTGATCGGTAATGAGCATACCGTGATATCCTTTTTCACGAAGCTTACAGGCCGCATCGCGTAAGGGGATTTTACCATCCAAAGAACCTTCTTTTGTATGGCAGTGCATATCTAATTTCAAAAATGTACCTTCCTTCCATAACCGAAAAAATAGATTTTAACAGTAAAATAAATAGTAAGTCTTTAACACCTACCTTCACATTGTACCCTAAATTAACGATATGTAAATATGTTTTTGAATTTTTATTTTTTATTTCAAAAGGTCTTATTAGATTAAATAAGAATTATCGTTAATATTCAATTGTTGCATAGAATGCTCGACCACTTCCTTATATTCATCGAGTAAAAGCTTAATTTCCTGAAGTTTCTCAGGTGTTGCCCGGTAGATAGGGAGAGCAATACTAGTTGATGCAATGATAGAATCTCCATTACAAAGAGGTACAGCTACACATTGGATTCCCTCAGTCAGTTCAGAATATTCGTAGGCATAGCCGCTTCGTTTCACTTCTTCCAATTCCTTACATAAACAGTCGAAGGAGGTTATGGTAGTAGGAGTATAGGCAGTCAGTCCATTGGGATATAGCTGTTGTAGTTCATTCTTACTGAGCGGATAAATGAGAGCTTTTCCAATGCCGGTACAGTATGCAGGAAGACGCTGACCGATATGGGAACGAAGCATGATAGCATTTTCGGATGCTATTTTGGCAATATAGAGTACGCTGTCGCCGGAAAGAATGCCGAGGTGGCACGTTTCATGGCAGGAATCCACGAGTTTTTGCATATTGCTTTTAATAATATCATAAATCGGACGGTCGCTTTTATAAGCACTCCCGGTCAGATATGCCTGGGGACCTATCCGGTATTTGCCAGAAGTTGTTTCCAATTGAATGAAACCTCTGTTTTGCATGGTATGTATAATAGGAAAGAGGCTGCTTTTGGGAGCAGTCAGTAAGGTGGATATTTCCGTAAGGGAGTATCCGCTGCTGTTTTGTGATAACAATTTAAGTATATCTAGTACCCGCTCGGTTGAACGGTGTCCGTTATTGCTCATTTGAAAGTCCTCCATATGTGTTTCTGTATTATAGCAAAAGATAATAGTTTGTACAATAAGTAATATATGCGTTCATTATAAAATGAAATTAAAAATTAGGTAAAAATCACTAAAAAAAATAGAAGGATATTATTGACTTTATATGTTTTGCGTGATATAAATAAAATATGGTTCGGTAATATAAACTAGTCCTTATATACGAACGGAAAGTGGGTGGATGGAAAAGTAAAATGGAAAGAGAAGAAGTAAGACAAATCAAGCAAAATGTAATGGAGAAGAAAATTATTGCTATTGTAAGAGGACTGAAGAGAGAAGATTGTATGAAGCTTGCAGAAGCATTGTATGAAGGCGGTATTAATATGATAGAAGTGACTTTTGATCAGACTTGTCAAGATAACAACTATCAGAATACTGTGGAATCCATTCATGCGATTGCGCAGGAATACGAAGGGCGGATCTATGTAGGAGCAGGTACTGTGTTGAATCGAAGTCAAGTAGATTTGGCTAAGAGTGCCGGTGCAAAGTACATTATCACGCCATCTACAGATGTAGATGTGATTCGATATGCAAAGGAGCAAGGGCTGGTAGCTATGCCCGGTGCGATGACCCCCTCGGAGGTAGTGACGGCTTATGCTGCGGGTGCGGATTTCGTGAAGATATTCCCTTCGGATAATTTAGGCGCATCGTATATTAAGGCGTTGAAAGCACCTTTGAAGCATATACCGATGCTTGCGGTAGGTGGAGTAAATGAAAAGAATGTAGCAGAATTTATGAAAGCAGGGGCAGTAGGAGCAGGAGTCGGCGGCAACCTGGTAAATGCGGAATGGATAAAGCACGGTGAATTTTCAAAGATCACTGAGCTTGCAAAGGAAATGATGAAAAATGCATGTCAGTAGCTGCTAACATATGAAGCAACTATCAATATCGTTAAAAAGGAGTAAAAAAATGGCAAGAGTTGTATGTTTCGGAGAAGTTATGCTTAGATTGAATCCGCAGGGATATTTGCGTTTTGTGCAGGCGGATAAATTCGAAGCATCCTATGCAGGAGGAGAAGCCAATGTTGCTGTCTCTTTAGCTAATTATGGGCATGAAGCATCTTTTGTATCCAAGTTTCCAGCTAATGAAATTGGACAGAGTGGGATCAATGAGCTTAGAAGATACGGAGTGGATACTAAAGATATTGTAATAGGAGGACCTCGCCTGGGAATCTATTTTGTAGAAAAAGGGGCTTCCCAAAGACCATCAAAAGTAATTTATGACCGTGCCGGATCTTCCATTGCACTTGCGCGGAAAGAGGACTTTGATTGGGATAAAATATTCGAAGGAGCACAGTGGCTTCATTTTACAGGAATCACACCTGCTCTGGGCGGTGAAAATCCTGAAATCTGTCTGGAAGCATGTAAGGCAGCAAAGGCAAAAGGATTAAAGGTGAGCTGTGATTTGAACTATAGAAAGAAGCTTTGGACCAATGAGAAGGCCGGAGAAGTAATGGCTAAGCTGATGGAATATGTAGATGTCTGCATCGCAAATGAAGAAGATGCTGCGGATGTATTTGGAATACACGCAGAAGGTACGGACATCAATACCGGAAAGATTTCTAAAGAGGGATATATCAGTGTAGCAAAGAAACTTCAGGAGAAGTTCGGTCTCGAATATGTAGCGATTACACTTAGGGGAAGTCTGTCAGCAACAGACAATAAGTGGGCGGCTATGCTTTACCATGAAGATAAAGCTTACTTCTCTAAAGAATATTTGGTACATATTGTTGACAGGGTAGGGGGAGGAGATTCCTTTGGCGGAGGTTTGATTCACTCACTGCTGAAAGGGAAAGAGTCTCAGGAAGCAATTGAATTCGCAGTTGCAGCTTCGTGTCTGAAACATTCGATCGAACACGACTTCAATTTGGTGGCAGAGGCGGAGGTTGAATCCCTCGCAAAAGGAAATGCATCCGGTAGAGTACAAAGATAAAATTTCATAATCCCCTTGTAATTTGAGCGTCAATATGATTTAATAACGATGCATTGACAAAAAATATAGGGGGACTTTATGAGAGATAAAGCACAAATTGCTTATAACATAATAAAAGACAAGATTCTGAAAGGAGAACTTCCTCCGCTGAGCGATATATCGGAAGAAAGTCTTCAGGATGAATTGGATATCAGCAGAACTCCTGTGAGAGAAGCGATCCAAAAGCTGAAAAAAGAAGGTTTTGTATATATATATTCAAGAAAGGGGACTATCGTATCAGATATTACGGTAGACCTGACAAAATCTATTTATGAAGTACGTGCCTTAAATGAACCTTATGCGGCGAGGGGTGCATGCGGTAAGATACCGAGAGAAAGATTGCTTCGTATGAGGGAAGCCTGGATGGTACCACCGGCGGATTCGGTCATGGAGGAGCAGAGGGACTATTTTATTAACTTGGATCGGGATCTGCACAATATGATTCTTGAATATACGGATAATAAATTTCTAAAGGATATGCTGCAAGTGGTGAATGACCATAGTCATAGAATCCGGTTAAGGATATCTAAAAGAAATAGACAGTACGGCAGTTCCATAAAGGATCATATCGAAATTATAGAAGCTTTTTTGGAGGAGGATGCCGACAGGATAGAGCAAAGGGTCAGACATCATATAGAACATGCAATTAATGAGGCATTTGAATATTTGTAATGGATTAAAAATTTTTAGCATCACTGATATATCAGAAGTACACAACAAGAATATATAGGAAATTAATATAACAAAATAAAGGAGAGATAGAATGAAAAAGAAAATACTTGCATTAACATTATCATTGACAATGCTCGCAGCAGTTATGACAGGATGCGGTCAGTCAGCAGCCGGTGGAACAACAGCGGCAAATGAGGAGCAGAAAACAGAGACAGAAGCAGCGGATATGGCAGCAGAGGTAGAAGTTGTTATTCAATTCGGACATGATAATAACGAGGGAGATCCGGTTCAGGAAGCCGCAAAATATTGGGCGGAAAGATTGAGTGAAGTATCCGGTGGAACGATGAAGTTGGAAGTATTCCCTTCCGGTCAGCTCGGATCCAAGAGCGATTTGATCGATCAGATTCTCGCAGGCGATTCTGTAGTTTGTATCGGCAATGGCCCGTTCCTGGCGGACAGAGGAGCTCCGGATCTTGGAATTATGCAGGCGCCTTACCTGTTTGAGACATGGGAAGAACTGGATACATTAGTTGCCAGCGACTGGTGGGCAGAGCAGATGACACAGTTGGAAGGTGCCGGCTTAAAAGTAATCGCAGGAAACTGGAGATATGGGGTAAGACATACGATCACCACTAAGCCCGTAACAAGCCCGGAAGATATAAAAGGTATGAAGATACGTACGCAGGGATCTACGGTACACGTAAAAGGATTTGAAGTATTAGGCGCAGCACCCACACCCATGCCGTTAACAGAGGTATATACATCCTTATCTCAGGGAACCATAGATGGATTAGAGAATCCCTTGTCCGTAATCTACAGCGGCAAGTTCCAGGAAGTAGCTAAGAACCTGATGTTAGACGGACATATCAGAGATTTATCCCAGATTGTTATTTCCAATGATTTCTTCAATTCTTTGACAGAAGAGCAGCAGGGATGGTTGTTGCAGACAGCACAGGAAGCCGGAGAGCGTCAGAATGAACTGGCAGCGATAGCGGACGAAGAGAGCTTGCAGAAATTAAAAGACGAAGGCGTTACCGTGACAGAAGTTGATTTCGGTGCGTTTAGAACAGCGGCAGAACCTTTTTATGAAGATACTACACTTACTGGTGCATGGTCAGATGGATTGGTTGACAGAGTAAAAGAAATTATCGGTCAGTAAGCAGGAGGGCTCCGTAAGGAAGCGGGTTACGGAGCCCTATTCGAAAGGATGTGAAACTATGGGGCAAAATAAGAAATTAGACAGGATATTGGGAATTGATTATTGTATTTCGGGTGTCTGCCTTATTTTATTAGTTTGTGTTACCTTTTTTGGCGTAATATGGCGCTACTTTTTAAATTCTCCCTTTATATGGCAGGAGGAAGTACAGCTCGGTTTAATTACATGGGTTATTTATTTCGGAGCGAGCGCAGCATTTAGAAACGGAAGTCATATTGCTATCGATATGATAGTGGATATGTTCCCGGAAAAGATGCAGAAAGTAATGGATGTTATTATCTATATCGTTTCTATGGGCGTGCTTGGATTTATATTTATCAATGGAATATCTTTGGTGCAACAGTTTATCAGAACCTCCCGGGTGACTAATATCTTAAGAATACCCACGCAGTATATTTATATGGCTATTCCGATCGGTTGTGTGCTGATGGCGGTAAGCTATACGATTTATCTTATAAGAGATTTTAAAGGATTAAATATCGAAGAGGAAGAGGAGGACAAGTGATGGAATTGAATGTTGTAGTATTAGCGGTCATCGTATTATTAGTATGCTTGTTCCTGAAGGTTCCGGTGTTCGTATCTATTCTGGCAGGCTGCGTTACTTATTTTGCCATTGCCTCGAATGTTTCCAGTCTCATTATCGTTCAGAGAATTGTTGCGGGTACGGAAAGTATTCCTCTTTTAGCAGTCCCCTTCTTCGTTTGTGCGGGTGTGCTGATGAATTACTCCGGGGTGACGTCGAGAATTATGGACTTTTGTTCTGTAATAACAGGACGTATGACAGGAGGACTGGCACAAGTAAACGTACTCCTTTCCACATTGATGGGAGGGTTGTCCGGCTCTAATCTTGCCGATGCGGCTATGCAATCGAAAATGCTCGTGCCGGAAATGGAGAAAAAAGGATTTTCCAAGGAATTTTCTTCTGTAGTAACAGCGACTTCTTCCATGATTACCCCCCTGATTCCGCCCGGAATCGGAATGATCATTTACGCTTCCGTAACCAATTTATCGGTCGGAAAGCTGTTTATATCCGGTATCGGAGTGGGAGCTACCTTATGTATTTCATTAATGATATTGGTACGTTTCATTTCGAAAAAGAGAGGATATGTGCCGATTCGTACAGAGAGAGCATCTTTTCAGGAACTTTGGAAAGCATTAAAAGGAGCTTTTTTACCGCTTTGCTTACCTATCGTCATTATCGGCGGTATCAGAATCGGCGTGTTCACCCCTACGGAGGCAGGAGCGGTTGCTATCGTGTACTCCATGGTACTAGGTTTCGTATATAAAAATCTGAATGTGAAGAATCTCGTTTCAGCGGTAAAAGAAACGGTATTAACAACGGCTTCTATTATGCTTATTGTAGGTGCTGCATCTGCGTTGAGCTGGATATTTACAAAAGAAATGATTCCTCAAACACTGACCAATTATATCGTAAATAGTATTTCTAATAAATATGTATTTATGATTATCGTGAACTTCTTCCTTATTATTGTAGGAATGTTTATCGAAGGTAATGCGATCAATATTATACTCGGTCCTTTGCTTGCACCGATAGCGGCAGCCTATGGAATTGACCCGATTCAGTTCGCAATGGTATTTATTTTCAATATTTCCATAGGTTCTCTTTCTCCTCCGATGGGTACCTTGATGTTCGTTACTTGCGGTATCACAAAATGTAAGATTAAGAACTTTATTAAAGAGGCAGTGCCTTTCTATTTGCTTCTTTTACTCGTTTTGTTACTGTTAACCTTTATCCCGGTCCTTACAACGGGACTCGTTACTCTGTTCTATTAAGATGGGAGGCAGTATATTGATTAAAGGATTGATGATTCATGAGAAGGATAATGTAATTGTTGCCATTGAACCGATAAAAGCCGGAGAAGAAATCCAATATAAAAGAAAAGATAATAGTGTGGGAGCTTTAAAGGTAAATGAAGATATTACTATTTATCATAAGCTTGCCCTTACGGATATTCCCGAAGGAGCCAGGCTGATTAAATACGGTCAGGTAATTGGGGTAGCCACACAGCCAATAGGAAGTGGCATGCATGTACATACCCATAACGTGAAAAGTGAAAAAGATTGATGGAAGGAGGGTGATGTGAAAATGAATTTTTATGGATACGAAAGAAGTGATGGTAAAGTAGGAGTGAGAAACCATGTTTTGATTCTGCCTGCGAGCGTTTGCGCTTCCGATACGGCAGAAATGATTGCCAGACAGGTGAGCGGAGCGGTATCCTTCCACAATCAAAATGGATGTTCCCAGGTGCCGTCTGACCAAATCCATACCATGAATATGATGGCAGGATATGCGGCGAACCCTAATGTATATGGAACCGTAGTTATATCTCTTGGCTGTGAGAACTGCCAGATGGATCTTGTGGTGGCGGAGATTAAGAAGCTGACCGATAAGCCGATAAAGACCCTGATTATTCAGGAAGAAGGCGGTACGATCAGAACCATGGAAAAGGGAGTGCGTTATGCAATGGAGATGGTGCAGGAAGCTTCTCTTTTACAAAAGAAGGAATTCCCTATCAGTAAGCTGATTGTAGGAACCGAATGCGGAGGCTCCGATCCCACCTCAGGGCTGGCAGCCAATCCGATGGTAGGTGAGATGTGCGACTTGCTCGTAGGAGAAGGCGGAACAGCAGTATTAAGCGAAACCACCGAATTCATCGGGGCGGAACATATCCTGGCTAAAAGAGCGGCGAATCCTGAGTTGGAAAAAGAAATATACCATATTATTAGCAGATATGAAGAAAGCTTGGAAATGGCGGGAGAAAAGGTACGTGCAGGCAATCCTTCCCCGGGGAATAAGGCGGGTGGAATTACTACGCTGGAAGAAAAATCCTTAGGCTGTATCCATAAGGGAGGCAGCACGCCGGTACAAGATGTGGTGGATTATGCGATGCCTATCGAGAGCAAAGGGCTTGTCATTATGGATACGCCGGGCAACGATCCTTCTTCCATCGCAGGCATGATAGCAGGGGGAGCACAGATTGTCGTATTCACCTCAGGACGGGGAACGCCTACGGGCAATCCGCTGGCACCTGTAATAAAAGTAACGGGTAACAGAGAGACCTATGCTATGATGCAGGATAATATTGATGTAGATGCCAGCCATGTGATTTATGGTCCGGAAAGCTTGGAAGAGCTTGGAGCCATGTTATTAGAAGAAGTAGTAGAAGTAGCGAAGGGAAAACTGACGAAAGCAGAAGTTCTCGGCTTTGTAGAAACATCGGTGCAAAGAGTTTGCAATTATGCGTAAGCGATAGATATTTATAGTGTGGATAAAATATCAGGATAATGGAATGTCTCAGATTATAATTTAGTCTGAGACATTTTTTATTCTATAGGAAACACATTGTTACATTAAAATATAAAAATATTGTTTAACTACTAAACAATATTGACTTATTAAAATATTTGTCCTATACTAAGTTAAGGAAACGTAGAAAAGCAAGTGAAAATCTCATCACCAAAAGTGATTTTAATAGATTTTCATAAAGCAATCTTTGCTTTTGTAACAGTGAGGGTACTGAACTGTTATAGTGGATTTATGAAAGGAATATGAGGCATAGATCATGAATTGTAGAGTAACAGAGAAAATATTTGAGGTCATGAGTATGATTACGGAAGAGCAAAAGAAACCGAGGGAATATGGCGGACAGCTTCTATATCATTCGGAAGTTGCTTTTCTGGACGTAGTTCAGCGTTTTCCTGAATTGAACGTCAGCGATATGTCGGATCTTCTGCGGATTACAAAAGGAGCCGTTACACAGGTTTCTGTCAAGCTATCCAAGAAAGGATTGCTGGAGATATACACGAAGGTTGGAAATAAGAAAGAAAAGTACTTTCGGCTGACGAGAGAGGGAGAGGAAGTCAGAAAGGAACATTTGAGCTTTCATGAAGAGTCCAATAGAAACCTGTGCGGCTATTTAAAGACCTTAAGTGAGGGTGAGATAGAGACAATCTTTGAATTTTTGAATCATTTAAAAAGTTGTGTTCCGTTTTGCGAATTTGATTGTATACACAAGCAACAAGATGAAAAAGAAGGAGAAAATGAACATGAGTCAGACATTGCTACACATAGACAATTTACATGCGACGCTTGAATCGGAGAAAGTAATTATTAATGGATTAGAGCTGAAGATAGATAAGGGAGAAATCCATGTGATTATGGGACCTAACGGTGCCGGGAAGTCCACACTTGCTAATGTGAT encodes:
- a CDS encoding UxaA family hydrolase; this translates as MIKGLMIHEKDNVIVAIEPIKAGEEIQYKRKDNSVGALKVNEDITIYHKLALTDIPEGARLIKYGQVIGVATQPIGSGMHVHTHNVKSEKD
- a CDS encoding TRAP transporter small permease, yielding MGQNKKLDRILGIDYCISGVCLILLVCVTFFGVIWRYFLNSPFIWQEEVQLGLITWVIYFGASAAFRNGSHIAIDMIVDMFPEKMQKVMDVIIYIVSMGVLGFIFINGISLVQQFIRTSRVTNILRIPTQYIYMAIPIGCVLMAVSYTIYLIRDFKGLNIEEEEEDK
- a CDS encoding UxaA family hydrolase; this translates as MNFYGYERSDGKVGVRNHVLILPASVCASDTAEMIARQVSGAVSFHNQNGCSQVPSDQIHTMNMMAGYAANPNVYGTVVISLGCENCQMDLVVAEIKKLTDKPIKTLIIQEEGGTIRTMEKGVRYAMEMVQEASLLQKKEFPISKLIVGTECGGSDPTSGLAANPMVGEMCDLLVGEGGTAVLSETTEFIGAEHILAKRAANPELEKEIYHIISRYEESLEMAGEKVRAGNPSPGNKAGGITTLEEKSLGCIHKGGSTPVQDVVDYAMPIESKGLVIMDTPGNDPSSIAGMIAGGAQIVVFTSGRGTPTGNPLAPVIKVTGNRETYAMMQDNIDVDASHVIYGPESLEELGAMLLEEVVEVAKGKLTKAEVLGFVETSVQRVCNYA
- a CDS encoding C4-dicarboxylate TRAP transporter substrate-binding protein; the encoded protein is MKKKILALTLSLTMLAAVMTGCGQSAAGGTTAANEEQKTETEAADMAAEVEVVIQFGHDNNEGDPVQEAAKYWAERLSEVSGGTMKLEVFPSGQLGSKSDLIDQILAGDSVVCIGNGPFLADRGAPDLGIMQAPYLFETWEELDTLVASDWWAEQMTQLEGAGLKVIAGNWRYGVRHTITTKPVTSPEDIKGMKIRTQGSTVHVKGFEVLGAAPTPMPLTEVYTSLSQGTIDGLENPLSVIYSGKFQEVAKNLMLDGHIRDLSQIVISNDFFNSLTEEQQGWLLQTAQEAGERQNELAAIADEESLQKLKDEGVTVTEVDFGAFRTAAEPFYEDTTLTGAWSDGLVDRVKEIIGQ
- a CDS encoding TRAP transporter large permease: MELNVVVLAVIVLLVCLFLKVPVFVSILAGCVTYFAIASNVSSLIIVQRIVAGTESIPLLAVPFFVCAGVLMNYSGVTSRIMDFCSVITGRMTGGLAQVNVLLSTLMGGLSGSNLADAAMQSKMLVPEMEKKGFSKEFSSVVTATSSMITPLIPPGIGMIIYASVTNLSVGKLFISGIGVGATLCISLMILVRFISKKRGYVPIRTERASFQELWKALKGAFLPLCLPIVIIGGIRIGVFTPTEAGAVAIVYSMVLGFVYKNLNVKNLVSAVKETVLTTASIMLIVGAASALSWIFTKEMIPQTLTNYIVNSISNKYVFMIIVNFFLIIVGMFIEGNAINIILGPLLAPIAAAYGIDPIQFAMVFIFNISIGSLSPPMGTLMFVTCGITKCKIKNFIKEAVPFYLLLLLVLLLLTFIPVLTTGLVTLFY
- a CDS encoding MarR family winged helix-turn-helix transcriptional regulator, encoding MNCRVTEKIFEVMSMITEEQKKPREYGGQLLYHSEVAFLDVVQRFPELNVSDMSDLLRITKGAVTQVSVKLSKKGLLEIYTKVGNKKEKYFRLTREGEEVRKEHLSFHEESNRNLCGYLKTLSEGEIETIFEFLNHLKSCVPFCEFDCIHKQQDEKEGENEHESDIATHRQFTCDA